One segment of Colius striatus isolate bColStr4 chromosome 11, bColStr4.1.hap1, whole genome shotgun sequence DNA contains the following:
- the MMADHC gene encoding cobalamin trafficking protein CblD isoform X2 — translation MANVLCNRARLVTYLPGFYSLVKRVVNPKAFSTAGSSGSDEPHVAATPPDLCPRTVWPDEVMGPFGPQDQRFQLPGNIGFDCHLNGTASQKKSQASKSLPDILAEPSASERHEFVMAQYINEFQGTDVPQKQQINSAETYFENAKVECAVQACPELLRKDFELMFPEVNASRLTVLTVTQKTKNDMTVWSQEVEDEREMLLENFINGAKEICYAICSEGYWADFIDPSSGLATSATATWDLPWMILAAAK, via the exons ATGGCCAAT GTGCTCTGTAACAGAGCAAGATTGGTCACCTACCTCCCAGGGTTTTATTCCTTAGTCAAAAGAGTTGTAAATCCCAAGGCTTTTTctacagcaggttcctctgGCTCAGATGAACCTCATGTTGCTGCTACACCTCCTGATTTat GTCCAAGAACTGTGTGGCCCGATGAAGTAATGGGCCCGTTTGGTCCTCAGGACCAGCGATTCCAGTTGCCTGGTAATATTGGTTTTGACTGCCACCTAAATGGCACTGCTTCTCAGAAGAAAAGCCAAGCTTCAAAAAGCCTGCCTGATATATTAGCAGAGCCTTCAGCAAGTGAAAGGCATGAATTTGTGATGGCACAATACATAAATGAATTTCAG ggtACTGATGTTCCACAGAAACAGCAGATAAATAGTGCTGAAACCTACTTTGAAAATGCAAAGGTAGAATGTGCAGTACAAGCTTGTCCCGAACTGCTGCGAAAAG ACTTTGAGTTGATGTTTCCCGAAGTGAACGCCAGCCGTTTAACCGTGTTAACTGTCACCCAGAAGACTAAAAATGATATGACTGTGTGGAGTCAGGAAGTGGaagatgagagagaaatgctgTTAGAAAAT TTCATTAATGGTGCCAAGGAAATTTGCTATGCCATTTGTTCTGAAGGCTACTGGGCTGACTTCATTGATCCATCCTCAGGACTGGCA ACGAGCGCTACCGCCACTTGGGATTTGCCGTGGATGATCTTGGCTGCTGCAAAGTGA
- the MMADHC gene encoding cobalamin trafficking protein CblD isoform X1 — MANVLCNRARLVTYLPGFYSLVKRVVNPKAFSTAGSSGSDEPHVAATPPDLCPRTVWPDEVMGPFGPQDQRFQLPGNIGFDCHLNGTASQKKSQASKSLPDILAEPSASERHEFVMAQYINEFQGTDVPQKQQINSAETYFENAKVECAVQACPELLRKDFELMFPEVNASRLTVLTVTQKTKNDMTVWSQEVEDEREMLLENFINGAKEICYAICSEGYWADFIDPSSGLAYFGPYTNNTLFETDERYRHLGFAVDDLGCCKVIRHNLWGTHVVVGSIFTNAEPDSPIMRKLSGN; from the exons ATGGCCAAT GTGCTCTGTAACAGAGCAAGATTGGTCACCTACCTCCCAGGGTTTTATTCCTTAGTCAAAAGAGTTGTAAATCCCAAGGCTTTTTctacagcaggttcctctgGCTCAGATGAACCTCATGTTGCTGCTACACCTCCTGATTTat GTCCAAGAACTGTGTGGCCCGATGAAGTAATGGGCCCGTTTGGTCCTCAGGACCAGCGATTCCAGTTGCCTGGTAATATTGGTTTTGACTGCCACCTAAATGGCACTGCTTCTCAGAAGAAAAGCCAAGCTTCAAAAAGCCTGCCTGATATATTAGCAGAGCCTTCAGCAAGTGAAAGGCATGAATTTGTGATGGCACAATACATAAATGAATTTCAG ggtACTGATGTTCCACAGAAACAGCAGATAAATAGTGCTGAAACCTACTTTGAAAATGCAAAGGTAGAATGTGCAGTACAAGCTTGTCCCGAACTGCTGCGAAAAG ACTTTGAGTTGATGTTTCCCGAAGTGAACGCCAGCCGTTTAACCGTGTTAACTGTCACCCAGAAGACTAAAAATGATATGACTGTGTGGAGTCAGGAAGTGGaagatgagagagaaatgctgTTAGAAAAT TTCATTAATGGTGCCAAGGAAATTTGCTATGCCATTTGTTCTGAAGGCTACTGGGCTGACTTCATTGATCCATCCTCAGGACTGGCA TATTTTGGACCTTACACAAACAACACTCTGTTTGAAACAGACGAGCGCTACCGCCACTTGGGATTTGCCGTGGATGATCTTGGCTGCTGCAAAGTGATTCGGCACAACCTCTGGGGCACTCACGTGGTGGTGGGCAGCATTTTCACCAATGCTGAACCTGACAGCCCCATCATGAGGAAACTGAGTGGAAACTAG